The DNA region GGCCGATGCGATCACCGACCGCGCCGAAGAACAGGCCACCCAGAGGACGCACCAGGAAGGCGACGCCGAAGGTCGCGAAGGTGGCGAGCAGGCCGGCCAGCGCGTTCTCTCCGGGGAAGAAGAGCTGCGAGAGAGTGACTGCCGACAATCCGTAGAGAGTGAAGTCGTAGAACTCGATGAACTGGCCGACGCTGCCGCCGGCCAGGACCCGTTTCTGCATCCCGGTGCTACGTGTGGACTGGTCCGTGGACTCGGGGTCGGGCGGAACAACGTGGTCCTGCGTTGTCATGGGAGCTCTCTTCTCAGTGATGCTGCAGGGTCGGACGAGACGGGGATCACATCACTGAAGTCTGGTGAAGACGGCCGAACGAGTCCAACAAAATAGATCGCACGCACCGTTCGAAATAATCGATCAGAAGAGCGTGGAGCCGCTATCGGCGCTGTGCAGGGTCGAGCAGATTTCTTGGAATGCGATCGATTTCCGCGTCGTCCGCGCACCCCGCAACCGCACCAGGACCAGTTCGATCGGCGCCAGTTGATCGGCCAGTTCCAGCGGAACGACCCGTCCCCCCGCGTACGTCACATCGCCCGCCAACCGCCAATTCAGCAGCGAATAGCCATGTCCCATGCTGACGTACGACCGCACCGTCTCGTAGCCGGACACCAGATGCCGGATGCGCGGACGCAGTCCCAATCGCTTGAAGATGTCGAGGTAGTACTCCCGGCTGTGTTTCAGGTCGAGCAGCACGAACGGCTCGTCCTCGAATTCGCGCAGGTGCACGGGGACGTCCGGATGGCGTGCACGCGGGTGATTCTCCGAAACCAGCAGGTGCGGGGGGACTCGCCGCAGCACCCGATATTCGTAGCTCGTACTCAACCCGAGGTCGTACATCAGCGCGGTCTCGCAGGTTCCCTCGGCCAGGGATCGCATGAGCGTCTCCTGGTCGGCTTCGAGAAAGCTGAGTCTGATCGCCGGATGCTGATGCTGGAATGCCGTGAGGATCCTCGGTGCGAGAAAGGGAGCGATCGGCGAGAAGATTCCCGCGACCAGATCGCCCGCCAGTTCCTCGCGCTCGGCGCGCACCGAGCGGTAGAGCTGGTCGGCATCTTCGAGGACCGTTCTGGCCCCCATCAGTAGACGCCGCCCTTCCGCGGTCAGGCGGAGGCCGCGGTTGGACCGGCGGTGGAACAGCTTCGCCCCCACCTCGCGCTCCAGCTTGTGGATGGCCGCCGACAGCGTGGACTGGGTGACGTCGAGCTCGAACGCGGCCGCACGCATGTTCTCCAGCCGCGCGACGACCGTGAAGTACTTCAGCTGTACCAGCGTGAACGACTTCGCCATGACAGCATCATCCTCCGCTGACAGCCGGCCCCATACGGGCTCACGTCACGCGCCCGCGGAATAGCATTCCTGGCTGCGATGACCAGGGCGATCACGACCCGGAATGCTATTCCGCGGCAACCTGGTTCAGTCGCTGGCGAGCGGCAGGCGGACCTCGAAGCGGGCGCCGGTCGGCAGATTGTGCGCCGACAGCGTGCCGCGGTGGGCCTGAACGAGTCCGGCGGCGATCGCCAACCCGAGACCCGACCCGCTCGGCAGCGACGAATCGGTGCGCGGCACCCGGCTGTTGGACCCGCGATAGGCGACGTCGAACACCCTCGGCAGGTCCGCCTCGTCGATGCCGACGCCGGTGTCGTCGACGCGGGCCCACGCGCTGTTCTCGTCTGAGCCCAGCGCCAACTCGACGCTGCCACCCTCGGGCGTGTGCGCAATCGCATTGGCCACCAGGTTCGACAACACCCTGACCAACGCGCGGTCACTGCCGACCACCCGCACCGGCTGCTCGGGCAGGTCGGCCCGCAGCCTCACCCCGGCGCGCTCGGCGGCGATCCGGTGCGCGGCGAGCACGTCGTCGACCACCTCGTCGAGCGCGACCTTCTCGAACGACGGGGTCAGCGCGCCGGCATTGATCTTCGACATCTCGAACAGGTCGTCGACCATCTCGGACAGTCGGACCGACTCGTGCTCGATGTGCTTGGCGTGCACCTTCACCTCGTCGTCGGGAACCACGCCGTCGGCGATCGCCTCGGAGACAGCGCGGATGCCCGCCAGCGGGGTTCGCAGATCGTGGCTGACGAACGCCACCAGTCGGCGCCGCGACTGTTCGGCGGCGCGTTCTGAGTCGCGGATCTCGGCTTCCCAGACGGTGCGCCGGGCCTGGTAGCGGCCCAGCATCACGGCGGCCGGGATCGTCACGATCGAGACGATCACCAGCACGACGGCGGTCTGTTCGAAGGTTCCGGTGACCATGAACCCGCTGGCGCCCAACACCCCGGTGAAGGTTGCGAGCACCGGGATCAGCACGAGCGTCACCATGCTGACGGCCAGCGACCAGGACCGCGCCAGCCGGATGATCGCGGCACCGATCAGGACCACAGGTACCGAGCAGGCCAGCGCCCATCCGACTATCTCCCAGAGATCAGCCGTGGGCATCCGACCTCCCTACCGCCGCGTGGTCGGAGGTCCACATGTAGCCGCGACCCCACACTGTCTGCACCCGATGTCGCTCGCCGAGTTTGGAGCGCAACCGCTTGACGTGCACTGTCACCGTCGACAGGTCCCCGAAGTCCCAGCGCCACACCTGTCTGAGCAGGTCTTCCCTGGTGAAGACGGTGTCGGTGTGGGTGAGGAAGAACAACAGCAGGTCGAACTCGCGGTTGGTGAGGTTCACCGGCCTGCCGGCGACCGTGACGGTGCGCGACGCAGTCGAGACCGTGAGCTCGCCGGAGTTCACGTCGATGGGGAGCACGCCGCCGGGTGTGGGGGAGCGCCGCAACACCGAGCGGACCCGCAGCGCGAGCTCACGCGGGCTGAACGGCTTGGTCAGGTAGTCGTCGGCGCCCGCCTCGAGTCCGGCGATGCGGTCCTCTTCCTCGCCGAGCGCGGTCAGCAGGATCACCGGCACGGTGTAGTCACCTCCCCGACGCAGGCTGCGGCACAACGACAACCCGTCCGGCCCCGGCATCATCACGTCCAGAACCGCAACGTCGATGCGCTGCGAACCGAGCAGTCGTAAGGCTTCGTTGCCGTCGTGAGCGATCGACACGTCGAGTCCGTCACGCTCCAGGTATCGGCGCACGACGTCGCGGACGACGTCGTCGTCGTCGGCAATCAGGACACGGGTCACCACACCGAGGCTAGCCCCAAACCGCCGCTACCAGCGCCGACGTCACCGATTCGTCAGCCTTGAAACTCGCGCGACCTGGGCATTTCGCCTAGCGTATGCGGATATGCCCGACTGTCCTGTCACGGTGGTGCTGCCGTGTCTAGACGAGGCTGCGTCTTTGCCCGGAGTGCTGGCGGCCCTGCCGACTGGGTATAGAGCTCTCGTGGTGGACAACAACAGCACCGACGACACGGCGGACGTGGCGCGTCGGCACGGCGCCCAGGTGGTCGCCGAGAGCAGGCCTGGATACGGTGCCGCGGTACACGCCGGGGTGGTCGCGGCGACGACGCCGATCGTCGCGGTTCTCGACGGCGACGGCTCTCTGGATCCCGCGGAGCTTCCGGCTCTGGTCGACGACGTCGAACGTGGCGCCGACATGGCGATCGGGCGGCGGCGCGCCCGCCCCGGCCTGAAATGGCCCTGGCACGCCCGACTCGGTACGGCGGCGGTGTGCTGGCGGCTGCGGACGCGGCACGGTCTGCAGGTGCACGACATCGCCCCGATGCGGGTGGCACGACGCGACGCGCTGCTGGCGCTGGGGGTGGCCGACCGGCGCTCGGGCTATCCGCTCGAGCTGCTGGTGCGCGCCGCGCAGGCGGGGTGGTCGGTCACCGAACACGATGTGGCGTACGGGCCCCGCACCGGCGGCAAGTCCAAGGTCAGCGGCTCGGTCCGCGGCAGCGCCACCGCCGCATGGGATTTCTGGCGGGTCATCTCGTGATACCGGTGAGCGTGCTGGTGGTCGCCAAGGCGCCGGTGCCGGGTCTGGCCAAAACCCGCCTGGCGGCCGGGGTGGGTGACGACGTGGCCGCCGAGATCGCCGCAGCTGCGCTGCTCGACACTCTCGACGCGGTTGCCGACGCCCCGGTGGCCGCGAGGGTGGTCGCCCTGACCGGGAACCTCGATGACGCCAAGCGGGCGCACGAGATCCGTTCCCGGCTGGCGGATTTCATCGTCGTCACCCAACGCGGTGAGGGCTTCGCCGACCGGCTCGCCAACGCGCATCTGGACGCGGCCGCGGCAACCGGCGGGCTGCCCGTGCTGCAGATCGGCATGGACACCCCCCAGGTGAGCCCGGAGCTGATCGGTCGGTGTGCGCAGTCGCTCGCCGACCACCACACCGTTCTCGGCATGGCCCGCGACGGCGGTTGGTGGGTGCTGGGTGTCACCGACGCCGCGACGGCCGACTGCCTGCGCGAGGTGCCGATGTCGGCGCCCGATACGGGCGCTGTAACGCTGGCGGCCCTGCGGCACACGGTCAGGCATGTGGAACTTCTCTGTGAGCTCGCCGACGTCGACACCCTCGACGATGTCGTCGAGGTACGCCGCGCCTGTCCGCCCGGATCCCGGTTCAGCCGGATCACCGCCACCCAGGGGGTCTGATGTTCGGACAGCTGTACGACCAGGCGCTCGATGGCGAGCGATGTTGGATTCGCCACGACGACGGCCGGGTCAAGAAGCTCCCCGTGCGCAGTTGGCTGGGTGGGCGCCACGCCGACGCCCGGTTCGACAATGCGGTGGTCGGCATGTGTGAGGGGCCGACGATCGATTTGGGTTGCGGCCCTGGGCGACTGGTCGCGCACCTGGTGCAGCGCGGTGTTCCGGCTCTGGGGGTGGATCTGTCGGCGACGGCGGTGAAGCTGGCCCGCAGCAGTGGCGCTCCGGCGTTGCGGCGGGACATGTTCGAACCTCTCCCGGCCACCGGGCGCTGGCAGACGGTGCTGCTGGCAGACGGCAATGTCGGGGTGGGCGGCGACCCGCGCCGGGTGCTGCGACGAGCCGCCGAGCTGTTGCGCTCCGGTGGTCACTGCGTCGCCGAATTCGACTCGACCACTACGGGTATCGACGTCGGCTGGGTGCGCTTGGAGTCGTCGCGCACGATCGGCCCGTGGTTTCGCTGGGCCTCGGTGGGAATCGACTGCGTCCCCTCGCTGGCCGTCGAGGTCGGGCTGGCGGTGGCCGACATCCACCGTATCGGCAGCAGGGTGGTCGCCACCCTGGCCGCGACGTGACCACGTCCCTTCGCGGTACCGCGGTCACCGCTCGGGTCGGGATGGCGCTGGGTGTCACGGTTGCGGTCTGCTTCGTCACCGGCCTGATGAGTCACTTCATCCAGCACCCGCAGCCCTGGTTCTGGTGGCCTACGCGGCCGGTCGGGCTGTACCGGTTCACCCAGGGGTTGCACGTCGCCACGGGGATCGCCGCGATCCCGTTGCTCATCGTCAAGCTGTGGTCGGTGTGGCCGAAGCTGTTCGAGCGTCCGCTGATCGGTGGCGTCGTCCGCCAGATCGAGCGGCTGTCGATCCTGGTACTGGTCGGTTCGATGCTGTTCCAGCTCAGCACCGGCCTGCTCAACATCGCGCAGTGGTACGCGTTCGAGTTCTTCTTCACCACAGCCCATTACGCGATGTCCTATGTGGCGATCGGCGCCGTCATCGTGCACATCGGCGTCAAGTTGCCGGTGATCCGCCAGGCGCTCAGCGAGCCGATATCCGATGTCGCCCAGGGCGGGGCGATCGGTCCGTCCCGGCGTACCGTGCTGCGCGGCACCTGGGTGGCCGTGGGGTTGGCGACGGTGGTCACCGTCGGGCAGACGGTGCCGCTGCTGCGCCGCGTGTCGGTGCTCGCCCCGCGAACCGGCGAAGGGCCCCAGGGTGTTCCGATCAATCGGTCGGCGATCGCCGCCGGGGTGACGCGCGCGGCGAGCTCGCCGGACTACCGGTTGACGGTCGCCCACGGCGACCGTACCCAGACCTTCACGGTCGCCGACCTGCAGGCGATGCCGCAGACCACCCACCGGCTGCCGATCGCCTGTGTGGAGGGGTGGAGTGCCTCCGCGGAGTGGACCGGTGTGGTGCTGGCGGACCTGATCGCCACGGTGGGGGCGTCGGCCGATTCCGACGTGCGGATGATCTCGCTGGAACCTCCGGGTCCGTACTCCCGGACGGTGCTGCCGGCCCGCCATGCCCGTGACGACATGACGTTGATCGCGCTGAAGATCAACGGCGAGACCCTCAACCTCGACCACGGGTATCCGTGCCGCCTCATCGCGCCGACGAGACCCGGTGTGCTGCAGACGAAGTGGTTGACCCGGATCGAGGTCGTCTGATGTCCGCGTTGCGGGTGCTCCTGGTCGTCGCCGGAGTCGCCATCGGTGCCTACGGTGCGGTACTGCTGTGGGACTTCTCGCCCACGGTGCTGGTGCGGATCGCGGTGTGGACGGCGGTCGGTGTCATCGTCCACGACTTCGTGTTCGCGCCACTGTGCGCCGCGGTCGGGCTTGCGGGCCGGGCCCTGATCCCGGTGCGCTGGCAGGCGCCCGCTGCGGTGGCCGCGCTGTGCAGTGTGGTTCTGGTGGTGTTGGCGATTCCGGTGTACACCAAGCCGGGTGCACGCCCCGACAACCCGACGGTGCTCGACCGCGACTACGCACTGGGTCTGTGGATCGTGATCGCGGCGGTGTGGATCTGCGTACCGCTGTACTACCTCGTGGCCCGGCGACTACCAGTTCGTCAGGATCAGGTGGTTGAGCGTCAGGGCGCCGATGACGTTGAGCGCCAACCACCATCGGTGTGACGGCCGCGGGAGAAGCGCCGCGGCGGCCACCAGCCACATGGTGAACGGCAGCCAGATGCGTTCGGTCTCGGCCTTGCTCAGCCGTGACAGGTCGGCGAACACGATCGCCAGCAGCGCGCCCAGGATCAGCAGGTGCAGTCCGGACCGCCGCCGGATCGCCGCGATGTCGAGGGCCCGACCGATTCCCGCCACGCTGCCGATGCCGATGGCGCACACCACCGACGCGAAGTTGGCCCAGCCCCAGTACTGGAAGGGGCGGTCGCTGGCGATGC from Mycobacterium sp. DL includes:
- a CDS encoding LysR substrate-binding domain-containing protein, which encodes MAKSFTLVQLKYFTVVARLENMRAAAFELDVTQSTLSAAIHKLEREVGAKLFHRRSNRGLRLTAEGRRLLMGARTVLEDADQLYRSVRAEREELAGDLVAGIFSPIAPFLAPRILTAFQHQHPAIRLSFLEADQETLMRSLAEGTCETALMYDLGLSTSYEYRVLRRVPPHLLVSENHPRARHPDVPVHLREFEDEPFVLLDLKHSREYYLDIFKRLGLRPRIRHLVSGYETVRSYVSMGHGYSLLNWRLAGDVTYAGGRVVPLELADQLAPIELVLVRLRGARTTRKSIAFQEICSTLHSADSGSTLF
- a CDS encoding response regulator transcription factor yields the protein MTRVLIADDDDVVRDVVRRYLERDGLDVSIAHDGNEALRLLGSQRIDVAVLDVMMPGPDGLSLCRSLRRGGDYTVPVILLTALGEEEDRIAGLEAGADDYLTKPFSPRELALRVRSVLRRSPTPGGVLPIDVNSGELTVSTASRTVTVAGRPVNLTNREFDLLLFFLTHTDTVFTREDLLRQVWRWDFGDLSTVTVHVKRLRSKLGERHRVQTVWGRGYMWTSDHAAVGRSDAHG
- a CDS encoding glycosyltransferase family 2 protein gives rise to the protein MPDCPVTVVLPCLDEAASLPGVLAALPTGYRALVVDNNSTDDTADVARRHGAQVVAESRPGYGAAVHAGVVAATTPIVAVLDGDGSLDPAELPALVDDVERGADMAIGRRRARPGLKWPWHARLGTAAVCWRLRTRHGLQVHDIAPMRVARRDALLALGVADRRSGYPLELLVRAAQAGWSVTEHDVAYGPRTGGKSKVSGSVRGSATAAWDFWRVIS
- a CDS encoding DUF2064 domain-containing protein, whose protein sequence is MIPVSVLVVAKAPVPGLAKTRLAAGVGDDVAAEIAAAALLDTLDAVADAPVAARVVALTGNLDDAKRAHEIRSRLADFIVVTQRGEGFADRLANAHLDAAAATGGLPVLQIGMDTPQVSPELIGRCAQSLADHHTVLGMARDGGWWVLGVTDAATADCLREVPMSAPDTGAVTLAALRHTVRHVELLCELADVDTLDDVVEVRRACPPGSRFSRITATQGV
- a CDS encoding class I SAM-dependent methyltransferase, with product MFGQLYDQALDGERCWIRHDDGRVKKLPVRSWLGGRHADARFDNAVVGMCEGPTIDLGCGPGRLVAHLVQRGVPALGVDLSATAVKLARSSGAPALRRDMFEPLPATGRWQTVLLADGNVGVGGDPRRVLRRAAELLRSGGHCVAEFDSTTTGIDVGWVRLESSRTIGPWFRWASVGIDCVPSLAVEVGLAVADIHRIGSRVVATLAAT
- a CDS encoding HAMP domain-containing sensor histidine kinase — its product is MPTADLWEIVGWALACSVPVVLIGAAIIRLARSWSLAVSMVTLVLIPVLATFTGVLGASGFMVTGTFEQTAVVLVIVSIVTIPAAVMLGRYQARRTVWEAEIRDSERAAEQSRRRLVAFVSHDLRTPLAGIRAVSEAIADGVVPDDEVKVHAKHIEHESVRLSEMVDDLFEMSKINAGALTPSFEKVALDEVVDDVLAAHRIAAERAGVRLRADLPEQPVRVVGSDRALVRVLSNLVANAIAHTPEGGSVELALGSDENSAWARVDDTGVGIDEADLPRVFDVAYRGSNSRVPRTDSSLPSGSGLGLAIAAGLVQAHRGTLSAHNLPTGARFEVRLPLASD
- a CDS encoding molybdopterin-dependent oxidoreductase, with the translated sequence MALGVTVAVCFVTGLMSHFIQHPQPWFWWPTRPVGLYRFTQGLHVATGIAAIPLLIVKLWSVWPKLFERPLIGGVVRQIERLSILVLVGSMLFQLSTGLLNIAQWYAFEFFFTTAHYAMSYVAIGAVIVHIGVKLPVIRQALSEPISDVAQGGAIGPSRRTVLRGTWVAVGLATVVTVGQTVPLLRRVSVLAPRTGEGPQGVPINRSAIAAGVTRAASSPDYRLTVAHGDRTQTFTVADLQAMPQTTHRLPIACVEGWSASAEWTGVVLADLIATVGASADSDVRMISLEPPGPYSRTVLPARHARDDMTLIALKINGETLNLDHGYPCRLIAPTRPGVLQTKWLTRIEVV